A part of Astyanax mexicanus isolate ESR-SI-001 chromosome 2, AstMex3_surface, whole genome shotgun sequence genomic DNA contains:
- the LOC103045063 gene encoding zinc fingers and homeoboxes protein 2, with amino-acid sequence MSSRRKSFTPCMVCISDAPTDSPVEMDILSSEAVEDRSSSLQPSLDLHQVSAEHEELSHVEATEGKIESEKSLSPEKQQARDYQCKYCPFSTQNLNDFKEHVYSAHPNVILNPLYLCAVCNFSTKKFDSLTEHNESEHPGESNFKFKRIKLDNQTVLEQTIENEQDSGSADTKMQDDDDDFLPSCLSITENVAKPEIFNIENEVESNLDNLIFKDQITAVNVNGTIIIPEPMILQGLSHVMPLLQRPPNLNSIPTIAVPLNARKYNPLLDSNPTLITSFNKFPYPTHAELSWLTAASKHPEEQIKVWFTTQRLKQGITWSPEEVEEARKKMFNGCMPPADQTFTVLPTPVSEPIATNHSVAPAVSCNVFGQSTANGSPATCATVTVTTVSSMHNLKRSLGTPSVVQEVKRPMIPTEEPKEKLRMAPPPIPPFERLPMAPPPVPPDSRRCMPPPLITPDMKRPIVTPYAMPKVMSKLPMGFPHVPPKDKMPMAPPPLLPRDRLSMVPLLSTDLKRSMVPQQLRNHVPASSVISISKDKLSPLPTNGSLPLLPSLVASQLKRPTIIHTARAQPIAPIAPPLVPTFSLECKPLEPAAEQRLTGSESRPSESQNSNRVPCGDGKNWFTDQSALAHNGSQHLNSDFAPKERLKTVPTQFPLLERVKGKTADQLKVLEESFQRNSFPSYNEVDHIAVTTRLSREEVDSWFLERRALRDNLEKALLNSMGTKRTDMFAERRSRSHYPHAFLNGIHKQIGLPMSPLPPIIAPASSSGPLDRKSLNLLKDVFVQTRWPSPEEYSRLEAQTGLARTDIVRWFKDSRLALRSGAAEWKELFYRLSSSELNGRLISEQPCGLAPPGQERKMPRAECTKLSREEIKVWFSNTLGQHGPEVGRNGGQNGGGGEECGGWMEEAIGVKARMASRELVSDTD; translated from the coding sequence ATGTCCAGCCGAAGAAAGTCCTTCACTCCCTGCATGGTCTGCATCAGCGATGCACCAACGGATAGCCCTGTGGAAATGGATATCTTGTCCAGCGAAGCAGTAGAGGACAGGTCTTCTTCTCTGCAGCCTTCATTAGATCTGCATCAAGTGTCAGCTGAGCACGAGGAGCTGAGTCATGTGGAAGCGACAGAAGGAAAGATAGAAAGCGAGAAGTCTCTTTCCCCAGAGAAACAGCAAGCAAGGGACTACCAGTGTAAGTACTGCCCTTTCTCCACTCAGAATCTCAACGACTTCAAAGAGCATGTGTACTCTGCACACCCTAACGTCATTCTGAACCCACTGTACCTGTGTGCCGTCTGCAACTTCAGCACCAAGAAGTTTGATTCCCTCACGGAACACAATGAATCGGAGCATCCAGGCGAAAGCAATTTCAAGTTCAAGCGAATTAAACTCGACAACCAGACCGTCCTAGAGCAAACCATAGAAAACGAGCAAGATTCAGGCTCTGCTGACACTAAGATGCAAGACGACGATGATGACTTTTTACCCTCCTGCCTTTCAATCACAGAAAATGTTGCAAagcctgaaatatttaacatcgAAAATGAGGTCGAGAGCAATTTAGACAATCTCATATTTAAGGATCAGATCACTGCTGTCAACGTTAATGGCACAATCATCATCCCTGAGCCCATGATCCTGCAGGGGCTCTCCCATGTCATGCCTCTGCTACAGCGCCCACCCAACCTTAACTCCATTCCAACCATCGCCGTTCCTCTGAACGCGCGCAAGTACAATCCCTTGTTGGACAGCAACCCCACCCTCATCACGTCCTTCAACAAATTCCCCTATCCAACTCACGCCGAGCTCTCGTGGCTCACTGCTGCATCCAAGCACCCAGAGGAGCAAATCAAGGTGTGGTTCACCACGCAGCGACTGAAGCAGGGAATCACCTGGTCACCAGAGGAGGTGGAGGAAGCTCGAAAGAAAATGTTCAACGGCTGCATGCCGCCTGCTGACCAGACATTCACCGTTTTGCCTACGCCCGTGAGCGAGCCAATCGCCACCAACCACTCTGTCGCACCAGCAGTCTCCTGCAATGTCTTTGGGCAGTCCACTGCGAATGGATCCCCTGCTACATGTGCAACTGTCACTGTGACTACAGTCAGTAGTATGCATAATCTGAAGCGCTCACTCGGAACTCCGTCGGTGGTCCAGGAAGTTAAGCGGCCCATGATTCCCACGGAGGAACCCAAAGAGAAGCTGCGTATGGCACCCCCACCAATCCCTCCCTTCGAAAGACTACCCATGGCTCCTCCTCCTGTACCCCCAGATAGTAGGAGATGCATGCCCCCACCTTTAATCACGCCTGACATGAAGAGACCCATTGTCACCCCTTACGCTATGCCCAAGGTAATGTCAAAGTTACCAATGGGATTCCCACATGTGCCACCCAAAGACAAGATGCCCATGGCACCCCCTCCCCTGTTGCCCAGAGATCGATTATCTATGGTGCCCTTACTGTCCACAGATTTAAAGAGGTCTATGGTTCCCCAACAGCTGAGGAATCATGTGCCTGCCTCTTCGGTAATCTCAATTTCTAAAGACAAACTGTCACCTTTACCTACTAATGGAAGCTTACCCCTGTTGCCCTCCCTGGTGGCTTCTCAACTGAAGAGACCAACAATCATCCACACCGCACGAGCGCAACCTATTGCCCCTATTGCCCCTCCCTTGGTCCCTACTTTCTCTCTGGAGTGTAAACCACTTGAGCCAGCAGCGGAGCAAAGGCTGACCGGCTCGGAGAGTCGACCCTCAGAGAGTCAGAACAGCAATAGAGTCCCCTGTGGGGACGGCAAGAATTGGTTTACTGACCAAAGTGCACTGGCCCACAATGGTTCACAGCACTTAAACAGTGACTTTGCTCCAAAGGAGCGTCTGAAAACGGTCCCGACCCAGTTCCCTCTCCTGGAAAGAGTGAAAGGGAAAACTGCTGATCAGCTGAAGGTTTTAGAGGAGAGTTTTCAGAGGAACAGTTTCCCATCCTACAACGAGGTCGACCATATCGCAGTCACCACCAGACTTTCCAGAGAGGAGGTTGACAGCTGGTTCCTGGAGCGGCGAGCGCTCCGGGACAACCTAGAAAAAGCCCTGTTGAATTCCATGGGCACAAAGAGAACTGACATGTTTGCGGAGAGACGATCACGATCACATTATCCACACGCTTTCCTGAATGGGATTCACAAACAGATCGGCCTGCCCATGAGCCCTCTCCCTCCCATCATAGCCCCCGCCTCGTCCTCTGGACCTCTGGACAGGAAGTCCCTAAACCTCCTCAAAGATGTCTTTGTACAAACACGGTGGCCTTCACCTGAGGAATACAGTCGTCTGGAGGCGCAGACGGGCTTGGCTCGCACCGACATTGTCCGGTGGTTCAAAGACAGCCGCCTGGCTCTTCGCAGCGGCGCAGCGGAGTGGAAGGAGCTGTTCTACAGGCTGAGCAGCAGCGAGCTGAATGGCCGGCTGATCTCAGAGCAGCCCTGCGGCCTCGCTCCGCCAGGCCAGGAACGGAAGATGCCTAGAGCAGAGTGCACCAAACTAAGCAGAGAAGAGATCAAAGTCTGGTTCAGCAACACCCTAGGCCAGCATGGGCCCGAAGTGGGGAGGAATGGAGGTCAGAACGGAGGCGGCGGAGAGGAGTGTGGGGGCTGGATGGAGGAAGCAATAGGGGTGAAGGCCAGGATGGCGTCACGAGAGCTGGTCTCAGACACGGATTAG